ATACGTTCTGCTTGTATTGCTGCTTTCACTTCACCATCACATATTAATGCGACACTCCCATTGTGGGTATTGCTAAAACCAAGAATTATGCTCATGATCTTATGCTATAAATTATTTATAAGGTTCATTAAATTGCTTCTAGCTAAGTCTTTCTGATTGAATAATACAAGGCTTCTTCGAATAACAAGCCAACCAAGATCTTCTGTTGCATTATCTTTTAATAGGATCTTGGATGCCTGAATGTTATGTGAGGCTAAATCTTCTATCTCTGAAAACTCTCTTTTTAAGAATTTATACTCGCAGAAACCTAACGTTAGTAATATTTTATCCTTACTAACAGCTGATTCTAAAACCTCATGTAAATCATAGCTGTCAAATACATACTTAATTAATTTATTTATGTCATTATTCCTTTCCTTTATTATTAATAAATTTAAAAAGATTGACAGCAGCTTATGTAGAGAATTCTGATTAACTAGTTCCATACTAAAATTACACCAAAGTTTAATAAATTCATTTACATTGTCTGTAGTAAATTTAGGAGAATTATTGCAAATTTCTTCTAATAAAATCTTTGATTTTTCCCAATCGCAATCATTTATACTTTCCATTAAGATTTTATTTTTTATCAAAGGATATCTATAAAAATCTGATATTTCAAGACCTGCTTTAATACGATATCCTGCGTTTTTGGGGTCAATCTTATATGCTTTATTATAACTTATAGTCGCTTCATTATACCTTCTAAGATCTATCAATATATTTCCAAGATTGTTATAAGCATTAGCTAAATCAGGTTTAAGTTCAATTGCTTTTCGAGTAGATATTTCTGCTTCTTTTAGTCTTCCAAGATCTTTTAATATGTTTCCAAGATTGTTATGGGCAACAGCGAAATTAGGTTTAAGTTCAATTGCTTTGCGAGTAGATATTTCTGCTTCTTTTAGTCTTCCAAGATCTTTTAATATGTTTCCAAGATTGGAATAGGCTTTCGCGAAATCAGGATTAAGTTCAATTGCTTTTCGAGTGGATATTTCAGCTTCTTGTAGGTTTCCTCGATCCCATAATATATCTCCCAAATTATTATGAGCTTCTGGAAAATCAGGATTTAGTTTAATTGCTTTGCGTTGTAACAACTCTGCTTCTTCTAATTTGCCTAGATCTTTCAATATGACTCCATAATTAGAAAAAACTCTGTGATC
The sequence above is drawn from the Prochlorococcus marinus str. MIT 1013 genome and encodes:
- a CDS encoding tetratricopeptide repeat protein translates to MTEGKRNQKQEGSEVKTFTVPFALKESKENISTSIDISKKPSKKQIINQAFKFHSQGNISQAAKYYQDFINQGFTDHRVFSNYGVILKDLGKLEEAELLQRKAIKLNPDFPEAHNNLGDILWDRGNLQEAEISTRKAIELNPDFAKAYSNLGNILKDLGRLKEAEISTRKAIELKPNFAVAHNNLGNILKDLGRLKEAEISTRKAIELKPDLANAYNNLGNILIDLRRYNEATISYNKAYKIDPKNAGYRIKAGLEISDFYRYPLIKNKILMESINDCDWEKSKILLEEICNNSPKFTTDNVNEFIKLWCNFSMELVNQNSLHKLLSIFLNLLIIKERNNDINKLIKYVFDSYDLHEVLESAVSKDKILLTLGFCEYKFLKREFSEIEDLASHNIQASKILLKDNATEDLGWLVIRRSLVLFNQKDLARSNLMNLINNL